One Aegilops tauschii subsp. strangulata cultivar AL8/78 chromosome 7, Aet v6.0, whole genome shotgun sequence genomic window carries:
- the LOC109736242 gene encoding probable E3 ubiquitin ligase SUD1 isoform X1, with protein sequence MAEIVDPAAAAAAGEPEEQEEARPLSAAAAAADDDEDEEEEGDVCRICRNRGDDEHPLRYPCACSGSIKFVHQDCLLQWLDHSNSRQCEVCKHAFSFSPVYAQNAPTRLPFQELVFGVGMKACHVFQFVLRLAFVLSVWLMIIPFITYWIWRLTFVRSLGEAQRLFLSHISAQLILSDCLHGFLLSAIIVLIFLGATSLRDYIRHLRELGGHEADRDDAGRERHGARAVRRLAGPNNRVPGADGNIDDLAEAQGLGAGELLRRNAENVAARLERLEAQVEQMLDGLDDADGAEDVPFDELVGMQGPVFHLVENAITVLASNAIFLIVVIFVPFSLGRIVLYYLSWFFSSASSPMLARVMPFTESAISLANETLNSAFNAMKNFSSDSHNEGVIGHVIEVVTQSLKINATGLAVMQGTGKSSLVKGTAIGSSYLSDLTTLAVGYMFIFCLVFLYIGSLALLRYARGERFTIGRLYGIAAILEAIPSLCRQFFSGMKHLMTMVKVAFLLVIELGVFPLMCGWWLDVCTLKMLGTTIAQRVEFFTMSPLASSSIHWLVGIVYMLQISIFVSLLRGVLRNGVLYFLRDPADPNYNPFRDLIDDPVHKHARRVLLSVAVYGSLIVMLVFLPVKLAMRVAPKTFPLDITIFDPFTEIPVDVLLFQICIPFAIEHFKPRATIKALLHHWFAVIGWALGLTDFLLPKPEENAAGQENWNGRAERRDRIHGGMEMVAPQLEQRMIQHAAIDNDGRGNANEANDVAEESDVDDQGDSEYSFALRIILLLILAWMTLLIFNAGMIVIPISLGRLVFEAVPRLPITHGIKCNDLFSFSIGCYIIWSAAAGTRYAVDYIRSRRLGFLVQQICKWCSIVLKSSALLSIWIFVIPVLIGLLFELLVIVPMRVPIDESPVFLLYQDWALGLIFLKIWTRLVMLDQMAPLVDESWRMKFERVREDGFSRLKGLWVLHEIITPIITKLLTALCVPYVLARGVFPVLGYPLIVNSAVYRFAWLGCLIFSTLFFCGKRFHVWFTNLHNSIRDDRYLIGRRLHNFGEDSRRSNEPDETPGSLEDDLELIPLDHQDNDDVGLRFRGNNRHEDAGVVVG encoded by the exons ATGGCGGAGATCGTCGACccggccgccgcagccgccgcgggcgagccggaggagcaggaggaggcgCGGCCGCTCTccgccgcggcggcggccgcggacgacgacgaggacgaggaggaggagggggacgTGTGCCGGATCTGCCGCAACCGCGGCGACGACGAGCACCCGCTGCGCTACCCCTGCGCCTGCAGCGGCAGCATCAAGTTCGTGCACCAGGACTGCCTCCTCCAGTGGCTCGACCACAGCAACTCCCGCCAGTGCGAG GTCTGTAAGCACGCGTTCTCTTTCTCGCCTGTCTATGCTCAGAATGCTCCAACCAGACTTCCTTTCCAAGAGCTTGTGTTTGGCGTTGGGATGAAAGCATGCCACGTGTTTCAGTTTGTCCTCCGGCTTGCCTTTGTTCTTTCAGTCTGGCTCATGATTATCCCCTTCATTACCTACTGGATATGGCGGTTAACATTTGTGAGAAGTCTTGGTGAAGCACAAAGGCTGTTCTTGAGTCACATCAGTGCTCAGTTGATCCTTAGTGATTGCCTACATGGATTTCTTCTCTCAGCTATCATTGTCCTTATATTTCTTGGAGCTACCTCTTTAAGGGACTATATAAGGCACTTGCGGGAACTTGGAGGACATGAAGCTGACAGGGACGATGCAGGCCGTGAAAGGCATGGTGCCCGAGCTGTCAGAAGGCTAGCTGGTCCTAATAACAGGGTTCCAGGTGCAGATGGAAATATCGATGACCTGGCTGAAGCCCAAGGACTTGGTGCTGGGGAACTTCTGAGGAGAAATGCAGAAAATGTTGCTGCTCGATTGGAAAGACTAGAGGCCCAAGTTGAGCAGATGTTAGATGGTCTGGATGATGCGGATGGTGCGGAGGATGTTCCTTTTGATGAACTTGTTGGTATGCAAGGGCCAGTATTTCACTTGGTTGAGAATGCAATTACG GTTTTGGCCAGCAATGCTATATTCCTCATTGTTGTGATCTTCGTACCATTCTCATTGGGAAGGATTGTCCTGTATTATCTATCATGGTTTTTCTCTTCAGCCTCCAGTCCTATGCTGGCTAGGGTGATGCCATTTACGGAATCTGCTATTTCTTTGGCTAATGAAACATTGAATAGTGCTTTTAATGCCATGAAGAATTTCTCTTCCGACAGTCACAATGAAGGTGTTATTGGGCATGTGATTGAGGTGGTTACTCAGTCCTTGAAGATAAATGCCACTGGTCTTGCTGTAATGCAGGGCACTGGGAAGAGCAGTCTGGTGAAAGGAACAGCTATTGGCTCATCTTATCTTTCAGATCTGACAACTCTTGCTGTTGGATACATGTTTATCTTTTGCCTTGTGTTTTTGTACATTGGATCACTGGCTTTACTTCGATACGCCCGTGGAGAACGTTTTACTATTGGAAGACTCTATGGCATCGCTGCAATACTAGAGGCCATTCCATCTCTATGCAGGCAGTTCTTTTCTGGAATGAAGCATCTCATGACCATGGTCAAAGTTGCTTTCCTTTTGGTGATAGAACTCGGAGTATTTCCCCTTATGTGTGGTTGGTGGCTTGATGTCTGCACTCTTAAGATGTTGGGTACCACAATTGCTCAAAGAGTTGAATTCTTTACGATGTCACCCTTGGCGAGCTCCTCAATCCATTGGCTTGTTGGGATTGTATATATGCTCCAAATAAGCATATTCGTCAGCCTTCTTCGAGGG GTACTGCGGAATGGAGTTCTTTACTTCTTACGGGACCCTGCTGATCCAAATTACAATCCTTTTAGGGACCTGATCGATGATCCTGTGCATAAACATGCTCGACGAGTCCTTTTATCTGTCGCTGTGTATGGAAGCTTGATTGTGATGCTGGTCTTCTTACCTGTCAAACTGGCCATGCGAGTAGCTCCTAAAACTTTTCCTCTTGACATTAC CATTTTTGACCCTTTTACCGAGATTCCAGTTGATGTGCTTCTGTTCCAAATATGCATCCCATTTGCGATTGAGCATTTCAAGCCCCGGGCAACTATTAAAGCTCTGTTGCATCATTGGTTCGCTGTGATTGGCTGGGCACTAGGCTTAACAGATTTCTTACTACCAaaacctgaagaaaatgctgctGGGCAAGAGAACTGGAATGGCAGGGCAGAAAGAAGAGATAGAATACACGGTGGGATGGAAATGGTAGCCCCACAGCTTGAGCAGCGTATGATTCAGCATGCTGCCATAGATAATGATGGTAGGGGTAATGCAaatgaagccaatgacgttgctgaagaatctgatgtgGATGATCAAGGAGATTCAGA GTACAGTTTTGCACTCCGCATCATACTCTTGCTTATACTGGCATGGATGACGCTACTCATATTCAATGCTGGAATGATTGTTATTCCTATCTCACTTGGCCGTCTAGTTTTTGAGGCTGTTCCCCGCCTGCCAATCACACATGGCATCAAGTGCAATG ATCTGTTCTCTTTTAGCATCGGTTGCTATATTATCTGGAGTGCAGCAGCTGGAACCAGATATGCAGTTGACTACATTAGATCACGACGTCTGGGCTTCCTGGTACAACAGATCTGCAAGTGGTGCTCTATTGTCCTGAAGAGTTCCGCTCTCCTGTCAATATGG ATCTTCGTTATCCCCGTGCTGATTGGACTCCTTTTTGAGCTGCTGGTGATTGTACCCATGAGGGTTCCTATTGACGAGAGCCCAGTTTTTCTGCTGTATCAGGATTGGGCACTTGGATTAATATTCTTGAAAATTTGGACCAGGCTG GTGATGCTGGATCAAATGGCACCTTTGGTTGATGAAAGCTGGAGGATGAAGTTTGAGAGAGTAAGAGAGGATGGCTTCTCACGCTTGAAAGGTCTATGGGTCCTGCACGAaatcataacccccatcatcacgAAGCTCCTTACTGCTCTCTGTGTCCCATACGTCCTCGCAAGGGGTGTGTTCCCGGTGCTGGGCTACCCACTGATTGTGAACTCAGCAGTCTACCGTTTTGCCTGGCTCGGGTGCCTGATATTCAGCACGCTCTTCTTCTGCGGCAAGAGGTTCCACGTTTGGTTCACCAACCTCCACAACTCCATCAGGGATGACCGCTATCTCATTGGCCGGAGGCTGCACAACTTTGGCGAGGACTCCCGCCGGTCGAACGAGCCCGATGAGACTCCAGGTTCATTAGAAGACGACCTTGAGCTGATCCCTCTAGATCATCAGGACAACGACGACGTCGGGCTGAGGTTCAGGGGCAACAACCGTCATGAAGACGCGGGGGTGGTTGTCGGTTAA
- the LOC109736242 gene encoding probable E3 ubiquitin ligase SUD1 isoform X2, whose amino-acid sequence MAEIVDPAAAAAAGEPEEQEEARPLSAAAAAADDDEDEEEEGDVCRICRNRGDDEHPLRYPCACSGSIKFVHQDCLLQWLDHSNSRQCEVCKHAFSFSPVYAQNAPTRLPFQELVFGVGMKACHVFQFVLRLAFVLSVWLMIIPFITYWIWRLTFVRSLGEAQRLFLSHISAQLILSDCLHGFLLSAIIVLIFLGATSLRDYIRHLRELGGHEADRDDAGRERHGARAVRRLAGPNNRVPGADGNIDDLAEAQGLGAGELLRRNAENVAARLERLEAQVEQMLDGLDDADGAEDVPFDELVGMQGPVFHLVENAITVLASNAIFLIVVIFVPFSLGRIVLYYLSWFFSSASSPMLARVMPFTESAISLANETLNSAFNAMKNFSSDSHNEGVIGHVIEVVTQSLKINATGLAVMQGTGKSSLVKGTAIGSSYLSDLTTLAVGYMFIFCLVFLYIGSLALLRYARGERFTIGRLYGIAAILEAIPSLCRQFFSGMKHLMTMVKVAFLLVIELGVFPLMCGWWLDVCTLKMLGTTIAQRVEFFTMSPLASSSIHWLVGIVYMLQISIFVSLLRGVLRNGVLYFLRDPADPNYNPFRDLIDDPVHKHARRVLLSVAVYGSLIVMLVFLPVKLAMRVAPKTFPLDITIFDPFTEIPVDVLLFQICIPFAIEHFKPRATIKALLHHWFAVIGWALGLTDFLLPKPEENAAGQENWNGRAERRDRIHGGMEMVAPQLEQRMIQHAAIDNDGRGNANEANDVAEESDVDDQGDSDFALRIILLLILAWMTLLIFNAGMIVIPISLGRLVFEAVPRLPITHGIKCNDLFSFSIGCYIIWSAAAGTRYAVDYIRSRRLGFLVQQICKWCSIVLKSSALLSIWIFVIPVLIGLLFELLVIVPMRVPIDESPVFLLYQDWALGLIFLKIWTRLVMLDQMAPLVDESWRMKFERVREDGFSRLKGLWVLHEIITPIITKLLTALCVPYVLARGVFPVLGYPLIVNSAVYRFAWLGCLIFSTLFFCGKRFHVWFTNLHNSIRDDRYLIGRRLHNFGEDSRRSNEPDETPGSLEDDLELIPLDHQDNDDVGLRFRGNNRHEDAGVVVG is encoded by the exons ATGGCGGAGATCGTCGACccggccgccgcagccgccgcgggcgagccggaggagcaggaggaggcgCGGCCGCTCTccgccgcggcggcggccgcggacgacgacgaggacgaggaggaggagggggacgTGTGCCGGATCTGCCGCAACCGCGGCGACGACGAGCACCCGCTGCGCTACCCCTGCGCCTGCAGCGGCAGCATCAAGTTCGTGCACCAGGACTGCCTCCTCCAGTGGCTCGACCACAGCAACTCCCGCCAGTGCGAG GTCTGTAAGCACGCGTTCTCTTTCTCGCCTGTCTATGCTCAGAATGCTCCAACCAGACTTCCTTTCCAAGAGCTTGTGTTTGGCGTTGGGATGAAAGCATGCCACGTGTTTCAGTTTGTCCTCCGGCTTGCCTTTGTTCTTTCAGTCTGGCTCATGATTATCCCCTTCATTACCTACTGGATATGGCGGTTAACATTTGTGAGAAGTCTTGGTGAAGCACAAAGGCTGTTCTTGAGTCACATCAGTGCTCAGTTGATCCTTAGTGATTGCCTACATGGATTTCTTCTCTCAGCTATCATTGTCCTTATATTTCTTGGAGCTACCTCTTTAAGGGACTATATAAGGCACTTGCGGGAACTTGGAGGACATGAAGCTGACAGGGACGATGCAGGCCGTGAAAGGCATGGTGCCCGAGCTGTCAGAAGGCTAGCTGGTCCTAATAACAGGGTTCCAGGTGCAGATGGAAATATCGATGACCTGGCTGAAGCCCAAGGACTTGGTGCTGGGGAACTTCTGAGGAGAAATGCAGAAAATGTTGCTGCTCGATTGGAAAGACTAGAGGCCCAAGTTGAGCAGATGTTAGATGGTCTGGATGATGCGGATGGTGCGGAGGATGTTCCTTTTGATGAACTTGTTGGTATGCAAGGGCCAGTATTTCACTTGGTTGAGAATGCAATTACG GTTTTGGCCAGCAATGCTATATTCCTCATTGTTGTGATCTTCGTACCATTCTCATTGGGAAGGATTGTCCTGTATTATCTATCATGGTTTTTCTCTTCAGCCTCCAGTCCTATGCTGGCTAGGGTGATGCCATTTACGGAATCTGCTATTTCTTTGGCTAATGAAACATTGAATAGTGCTTTTAATGCCATGAAGAATTTCTCTTCCGACAGTCACAATGAAGGTGTTATTGGGCATGTGATTGAGGTGGTTACTCAGTCCTTGAAGATAAATGCCACTGGTCTTGCTGTAATGCAGGGCACTGGGAAGAGCAGTCTGGTGAAAGGAACAGCTATTGGCTCATCTTATCTTTCAGATCTGACAACTCTTGCTGTTGGATACATGTTTATCTTTTGCCTTGTGTTTTTGTACATTGGATCACTGGCTTTACTTCGATACGCCCGTGGAGAACGTTTTACTATTGGAAGACTCTATGGCATCGCTGCAATACTAGAGGCCATTCCATCTCTATGCAGGCAGTTCTTTTCTGGAATGAAGCATCTCATGACCATGGTCAAAGTTGCTTTCCTTTTGGTGATAGAACTCGGAGTATTTCCCCTTATGTGTGGTTGGTGGCTTGATGTCTGCACTCTTAAGATGTTGGGTACCACAATTGCTCAAAGAGTTGAATTCTTTACGATGTCACCCTTGGCGAGCTCCTCAATCCATTGGCTTGTTGGGATTGTATATATGCTCCAAATAAGCATATTCGTCAGCCTTCTTCGAGGG GTACTGCGGAATGGAGTTCTTTACTTCTTACGGGACCCTGCTGATCCAAATTACAATCCTTTTAGGGACCTGATCGATGATCCTGTGCATAAACATGCTCGACGAGTCCTTTTATCTGTCGCTGTGTATGGAAGCTTGATTGTGATGCTGGTCTTCTTACCTGTCAAACTGGCCATGCGAGTAGCTCCTAAAACTTTTCCTCTTGACATTAC CATTTTTGACCCTTTTACCGAGATTCCAGTTGATGTGCTTCTGTTCCAAATATGCATCCCATTTGCGATTGAGCATTTCAAGCCCCGGGCAACTATTAAAGCTCTGTTGCATCATTGGTTCGCTGTGATTGGCTGGGCACTAGGCTTAACAGATTTCTTACTACCAaaacctgaagaaaatgctgctGGGCAAGAGAACTGGAATGGCAGGGCAGAAAGAAGAGATAGAATACACGGTGGGATGGAAATGGTAGCCCCACAGCTTGAGCAGCGTATGATTCAGCATGCTGCCATAGATAATGATGGTAGGGGTAATGCAaatgaagccaatgacgttgctgaagaatctgatgtgGATGATCAAGGAGATTCAGA TTTTGCACTCCGCATCATACTCTTGCTTATACTGGCATGGATGACGCTACTCATATTCAATGCTGGAATGATTGTTATTCCTATCTCACTTGGCCGTCTAGTTTTTGAGGCTGTTCCCCGCCTGCCAATCACACATGGCATCAAGTGCAATG ATCTGTTCTCTTTTAGCATCGGTTGCTATATTATCTGGAGTGCAGCAGCTGGAACCAGATATGCAGTTGACTACATTAGATCACGACGTCTGGGCTTCCTGGTACAACAGATCTGCAAGTGGTGCTCTATTGTCCTGAAGAGTTCCGCTCTCCTGTCAATATGG ATCTTCGTTATCCCCGTGCTGATTGGACTCCTTTTTGAGCTGCTGGTGATTGTACCCATGAGGGTTCCTATTGACGAGAGCCCAGTTTTTCTGCTGTATCAGGATTGGGCACTTGGATTAATATTCTTGAAAATTTGGACCAGGCTG GTGATGCTGGATCAAATGGCACCTTTGGTTGATGAAAGCTGGAGGATGAAGTTTGAGAGAGTAAGAGAGGATGGCTTCTCACGCTTGAAAGGTCTATGGGTCCTGCACGAaatcataacccccatcatcacgAAGCTCCTTACTGCTCTCTGTGTCCCATACGTCCTCGCAAGGGGTGTGTTCCCGGTGCTGGGCTACCCACTGATTGTGAACTCAGCAGTCTACCGTTTTGCCTGGCTCGGGTGCCTGATATTCAGCACGCTCTTCTTCTGCGGCAAGAGGTTCCACGTTTGGTTCACCAACCTCCACAACTCCATCAGGGATGACCGCTATCTCATTGGCCGGAGGCTGCACAACTTTGGCGAGGACTCCCGCCGGTCGAACGAGCCCGATGAGACTCCAGGTTCATTAGAAGACGACCTTGAGCTGATCCCTCTAGATCATCAGGACAACGACGACGTCGGGCTGAGGTTCAGGGGCAACAACCGTCATGAAGACGCGGGGGTGGTTGTCGGTTAA